A portion of the Streptomyces erythrochromogenes genome contains these proteins:
- a CDS encoding sensor histidine kinase gives MRTVIIKARAVPAPVLSAGLFVGAVAAVGTGVVTLWWGVPAAVCAFLAGWQPGRNRSTAAALAGVLAAAVLAVLLVPAWLAWASRFVGLLLVAGMLPWFAGRFLRQHRELVRAGWERAARLEREQHLVAEQARLRERTRIAQDMHDLLGHDLSLIALSAGALKLAPGLSEEHRATAGGIRARAGSAVDRLGEVIGVLREPSEGAPGAGPDAGRTDLEDLVDRAAAAGLDVRLRVEGRPAGGVALPAVERAVQRVVQESLTNVAKHAPGHRASVLVRHLGGRTEISVRNEPVPSPRAPAAHHHPAARPVPDGNHRFGLIGLDERVRLAGGTFGAGPEGDGFAVRAVLPHRPGAVPPPRGADAGDPAGVILPPEHRRARRRLGRTAAAAVLVPLCTTALLIGGIRVWDTVTARQSVLVPDDYALLYTGMPRADVAPYLPERQTTRRPAAPVPAPQGAVCEFYVQTGDPFDDRSGDVYRLCFRADRLVSTDQYTGGAVR, from the coding sequence GTGAGAACAGTGATCATCAAGGCCCGGGCCGTGCCGGCACCCGTACTGTCCGCAGGGCTGTTCGTCGGGGCGGTGGCGGCCGTCGGAACAGGTGTCGTCACCCTGTGGTGGGGCGTACCGGCGGCGGTCTGCGCCTTCCTGGCGGGTTGGCAGCCGGGGCGCAACCGGAGTACCGCGGCGGCCCTGGCCGGAGTGCTCGCGGCCGCCGTCCTGGCCGTGCTCCTGGTGCCGGCCTGGCTGGCTTGGGCCAGCCGGTTCGTGGGGTTGCTACTCGTGGCCGGCATGCTGCCGTGGTTCGCGGGCCGGTTCCTGCGCCAGCACCGCGAACTGGTGCGGGCCGGCTGGGAGCGGGCCGCCCGGCTGGAGCGGGAACAGCACCTGGTCGCCGAGCAGGCTCGATTGCGCGAGCGGACCCGGATCGCGCAGGACATGCACGACCTCCTCGGCCACGACCTCAGCCTCATCGCCCTCTCCGCGGGGGCGCTGAAGCTGGCCCCCGGGCTGTCCGAGGAACACCGGGCCACCGCCGGGGGCATCCGTGCCAGGGCGGGATCCGCCGTCGACCGGCTCGGCGAGGTGATCGGCGTTCTGCGCGAGCCTTCGGAGGGCGCTCCGGGGGCCGGGCCCGATGCCGGGCGCACCGATCTCGAGGATCTGGTGGACCGGGCGGCCGCGGCGGGACTCGACGTCCGCCTGCGCGTGGAGGGCCGCCCGGCAGGCGGCGTCGCGCTGCCCGCCGTCGAGCGGGCCGTGCAGCGTGTCGTCCAGGAGTCGCTGACGAACGTGGCCAAGCACGCGCCCGGACACCGGGCGTCCGTCCTCGTCCGGCACCTGGGCGGACGGACCGAGATCAGTGTGCGGAACGAGCCGGTACCGTCGCCCCGCGCCCCTGCTGCGCACCACCACCCCGCGGCCCGCCCCGTACCCGACGGGAACCACCGCTTCGGACTCATCGGCCTCGACGAACGCGTCCGGCTGGCCGGCGGCACGTTCGGGGCGGGGCCCGAGGGCGACGGGTTCGCCGTCCGGGCCGTGCTCCCGCACCGTCCGGGGGCCGTGCCCCCGCCGCGGGGCGCCGACGCCGGCGATCCGGCCGGCGTGATACTGCCTCCCGAGCACCGCAGGGCCCGTCGCCGGCTGGGCCGTACCGCCGCCGCGGCCGTGCTGGTGCCGCTGTGCACCACCGCGTTGCTCATCGGCGGGATACGGGTGTGGGACACCGTGACGGCACGGCAGTCCGTACTCGTCCCCGATGACTACGCCCTCCTGTACACGGGCATGCCGCGCGCGGATGTGGCGCCGTACCTGCCCGAGCGCCAGACGACCCGCCGCCCGGCAGCGCCCGTGCCCGCACCGCAGGGTGCGGTCTGCGAGTTCTACGTACAGACCGGCGACCCCTTCGACGACCGCTCGGGGGACGTCTACCGTCTCTGCTTCCGGGCCGACCGCCTGGTCTCCACCGACCAGTACACCGGAGGGGCCGTCCGATGA
- a CDS encoding response regulator transcription factor — MIRILIADDEPMVRAGVRAIVATATDPGITVVAEASDGRQAVELVQRHRPQVAVLDIRMPGTGGMEAAAEIRRTVPETGVVMLTTFGEDEYILRALGEGATGFLIKSGDPEELIAGIRAVADGAAYLSPKVAARVVAHLAAGGAGAAAGRRSAARARVGALTPRERDVLGFLGSGLSNGQIARRLRLAEGTVKAHVSSILARLGVDNRAAAAVVAHEAGVAPVPSDRPRREEG; from the coding sequence ATGATCCGCATCCTGATCGCCGACGACGAACCCATGGTCCGCGCGGGTGTCCGTGCGATCGTCGCCACCGCCACCGACCCCGGCATCACCGTCGTCGCCGAGGCGTCCGACGGCCGCCAGGCGGTGGAGCTCGTCCAGCGCCACCGCCCGCAGGTGGCGGTGCTCGACATCCGGATGCCGGGGACCGGCGGTATGGAGGCCGCCGCCGAGATCCGCAGGACCGTCCCCGAAACGGGAGTCGTGATGCTGACGACCTTCGGTGAGGACGAGTACATCCTGCGGGCCCTGGGCGAAGGCGCCACCGGATTTCTGATCAAGTCCGGTGACCCGGAGGAACTGATCGCCGGCATCCGGGCGGTGGCGGACGGCGCCGCCTACCTCTCACCGAAGGTCGCAGCCCGGGTCGTCGCGCACCTCGCCGCCGGCGGTGCGGGGGCCGCGGCCGGCCGCCGCTCCGCGGCCCGGGCGCGGGTCGGGGCCCTGACGCCCCGAGAGCGTGACGTGCTCGGCTTCCTCGGCAGCGGTCTGTCCAACGGGCAGATCGCGCGCCGCCTGCGTCTGGCGGAGGGGACGGTGAAGGCCCACGTCAGCTCGATCCTCGCGCGCCTGGGCGTCGACAACCGGGCCGCGGCGGCCGTGGTCGCGCACGAGGCCGGTGTGGCCCCGGTGCCGTCCGACCGCCCGCGTCGCGAGGAAGGCTGA
- a CDS encoding flavodoxin family protein, with product MKTLLVCTSVSHGNTRRVAEAMAEVLGARVVAPQEVAVADAAGYDLVGFGSGVFSQRMHADLLAFVRALPKSSGRAFVFATSGLPELPFAPFTRPLVRLLEGRGLAVEGTFTCRAFDTWAPFRPVGGINKQRPNAGDLTAARAFAGRLAE from the coding sequence ATGAAGACTCTGCTCGTATGCACGTCCGTATCCCACGGCAATACCCGGCGCGTGGCGGAGGCGATGGCCGAGGTGCTCGGCGCGCGCGTGGTCGCGCCGCAGGAGGTGGCGGTCGCGGACGCGGCGGGCTACGACCTGGTGGGCTTCGGGTCCGGTGTGTTCTCGCAGCGGATGCACGCGGACCTGCTCGCGTTCGTGCGCGCTCTGCCGAAGTCGTCGGGGCGGGCTTTCGTGTTCGCCACGAGCGGCCTGCCGGAGCTCCCGTTCGCGCCGTTCACCCGGCCGCTCGTACGGCTTCTGGAGGGCAGGGGGCTCGCCGTCGAAGGCACCTTCACCTGCCGCGCCTTCGACACGTGGGCGCCCTTCAGGCCGGTCGGCGGCATCAACAAGCAGCGGCCGAACGCGGGCGACCTGACGGCCGCCCGCGCGTTCGCCGGGCGGCTCGCGGAATGA
- a CDS encoding class I SAM-dependent methyltransferase, with amino-acid sequence MSAQQQYDEIGEAYEGFKALPLEQYAVVPSFLALVGDVRGKSVIDLASGTGFYSREFKRRGAAEVLGIDISGEMIAVAEQLEDADPLGVRYEVGDVAELRPIAQRFDIGLAVQLLNYAEDIATTERMCRALHRGLKPGGELFLLNQSPDFRFDGPTPERYGFRSELTGVEVETGPQVRTTALLDPPVSFIANRPRRDVYEKCLQAAGFSELAWVPLTVSEAGEREFDAEFWTDFHANPPLEMLRCRA; translated from the coding sequence ATGAGCGCGCAGCAGCAGTACGACGAGATCGGCGAGGCATACGAGGGGTTCAAGGCCCTGCCCCTGGAACAGTACGCGGTGGTACCCAGCTTCCTGGCGCTGGTCGGGGACGTGCGCGGCAAGTCGGTCATCGACCTGGCGTCCGGAACCGGCTTCTACAGCCGGGAGTTCAAGCGGCGCGGGGCCGCGGAGGTGCTGGGCATCGACATCTCCGGTGAAATGATCGCCGTGGCGGAGCAGTTGGAGGACGCCGATCCGCTGGGCGTGCGCTACGAGGTGGGCGATGTGGCCGAACTGCGGCCCATCGCGCAGCGCTTCGACATCGGCCTGGCCGTCCAGCTGCTCAACTACGCGGAGGACATCGCCACCACGGAACGGATGTGCCGCGCCCTGCACCGCGGCCTGAAGCCCGGCGGCGAGCTCTTCCTGCTCAACCAGTCGCCCGACTTCCGCTTCGACGGGCCCACTCCGGAGCGGTACGGCTTCCGCAGCGAACTCACGGGCGTGGAAGTCGAGACCGGGCCGCAGGTCCGGACCACGGCCCTGCTCGACCCGCCGGTCTCGTTCATCGCCAACCGGCCGCGCCGCGACGTGTACGAGAAGTGCCTGCAGGCAGCCGGATTCAGCGAGTTGGCCTGGGTGCCGCTGACGGTGTCGGAGGCCGGCGAGCGCGAGTTCGACGCGGAGTTCTGGACGGACTTCCACGCCAACCCGCCGCTCGAGATGCTGCGCTGCCGCGCCTGA